In one Thermaerobacter sp. PB12/4term genomic region, the following are encoded:
- a CDS encoding ABC transporter ATP-binding protein encodes MDSTTPAVQLRGVGKRYGHRWAVRDLDMAVRSGEVYALLGRNGAGKTTTLRMILGLARRSTGEIELFGRRLEEWSAEVYRRVGATVETPGFYGNLTARENLLHNLMILGVPEPRRIDEVLELVGLRQAADRRVREFSLGMRQRLGIARALLHEPRLLILDEPTNGLDPAGIREVRELIRELAAERRMAVLLSSHILAEVEQVADRVGILHKGRLVEEVSMGELRDRGRTYLVIETREPEAAVRLLEERLAVRRYTVLPGGTLRVYEHVDRPEEVVRALVEQGLQVAHVSVQRESLEDHFLRATAETTTHPPAGSN; translated from the coding sequence ATGGACAGCACGACGCCCGCCGTGCAGTTGCGCGGGGTGGGCAAGCGGTACGGCCACCGCTGGGCGGTGCGCGACCTGGACATGGCGGTGCGCAGCGGCGAGGTCTATGCCCTGCTCGGCCGCAACGGCGCCGGCAAGACCACGACGCTGCGGATGATCCTGGGCTTGGCGCGGCGATCGACCGGGGAGATCGAGCTGTTCGGGCGCCGCCTCGAAGAATGGAGTGCCGAAGTCTACCGGCGCGTCGGCGCGACGGTGGAGACCCCGGGCTTCTACGGCAACCTGACGGCGCGGGAGAACCTCCTGCACAACCTGATGATCCTCGGCGTCCCGGAACCCCGCCGCATCGACGAGGTCCTCGAACTGGTGGGACTGCGCCAGGCCGCCGACCGGCGGGTGCGGGAGTTCTCCCTGGGCATGCGCCAGCGGCTGGGCATCGCCCGCGCCCTGCTGCACGAACCCCGGCTCCTCATCCTGGATGAACCGACCAACGGGCTCGACCCCGCCGGCATCCGCGAGGTACGCGAGCTGATCCGGGAGCTGGCCGCGGAGAGGCGGATGGCGGTGCTCCTTTCCAGCCACATCCTGGCCGAGGTGGAACAGGTCGCCGACCGGGTCGGCATCCTCCATAAGGGCCGGCTGGTGGAGGAGGTCAGCATGGGCGAGCTGCGGGACCGCGGTCGCACGTATCTGGTGATCGAGACCCGCGAGCCCGAGGCAGCCGTGCGCCTGCTGGAGGAACGCCTCGCGGTGCGCCGCTACACGGTGCTGCCCGGCGGCACGCTGCGGGTCTACGAGCACGTGGACCGGCCGGAGGAGGTCGTCCGCGCACTGGTCGAACAGGGCCTGCAGGTTGCCCACGTGTCGGTGCAGCGGGAGAGCCTGGAGGACCACTTCCTGCGCGCCACCGCGGAGACGACGACGCACCCGCCAGCCGGCTCGAACTGA